A single genomic interval of Pochonia chlamydosporia 170 chromosome 7, whole genome shotgun sequence harbors:
- a CDS encoding transcription factor atf21 (similar to Metarhizium robertsii ARSEF 23 XP_011411430.1) yields the protein MSNHDIRLRLAIRRHGVPEVKLIWPCARSPDMTIAKLLTLVDEVVPLESSEWGLEDYAVELSDPSRGSYECLHFQRVSQILKDEDEVVIRYLLTDDIRSRRLSGRHQISTDGKHLVDGLAFGRPWLRAPRDRPTLELPPRKRARIGRQEIDEPEQLLLEGPSAFDGSSAGVQAASDDEREDDEDEDFNSGYEVDESLSDDSDNDGDVDFSSGELDQELAFLAKDRAGHADDELLSKELHKVVDGSESKDDQDDNHSSANECSVESLAAIRQAFPLLSFSTIEKELFRQKQSLRRTYDALRSSTAPSLSFDDMMDRMVTGLLEQNESSPVQPGIPDLFGRRPQASKSLITVIESESVTSTSELNYDDTSDDSSDSDSDSDDDDDESNEDSSIYDEDSSDSSDEDSEESSDASSDDSASDSDASESESERVSTQMIPRQAKMLTEATESAPYTGLTRTQKRNARRKRAKLFKEEGTSTPESGDAELLARKQALLGTLSEGPPLEAADKSMMVNGKAAETPEKLEDDPSTSEKDSSAQRRVRVDMGVSRRMLFGALGLKNPKSKADEERIKNNLMKDVKPLNNSRIVEVINDTEAKKEGEEDGGDPDAWKSKITYRAVECCHEGMVLSEPPFPFVQRWDPQQQYGSMRKRKRESRAYYDDSYVDESSAVFADETESNETKGNSKKRKSAGGYKDPFGNLVNGVEEAADDAQNDTAHEVHDTTTEQDLPALPEDVGSLAVLEKGNIKDGMVITWKQCIMSKATQWQPVIASVTGEVLPGSSESSLEVRLAFRDREYKEKIYDDKGQRIYDKFEVPDFDEDEEDEDDGLRTVLWDEMIEPKVLQEESPWGNGDA from the exons ATGTCCAACCACGATATCCGATTGCGCCTCGCCATCCGGCGTCATGGCGTGCCGGAAGTCAAGCTCATCTGGCCATGTGCTCGGTCTCCAGACATGACCATTGCAAAGCTGCTGACTCTGGTTGACGAGGTAGTTCCCTTGGAGAGCAGCGAATGGGGTCTAGAAGACTATGCGGTCGAGCTGTCCGACCCGTCAAGAGGGAGCTACGAGTGTCTGCACTTTCAACGGGTTTCGCAGATTTTgaaggacgaggatgaagttgt GATTCGATACCTTCTGACCGATGACATTCGAAGTCGACGACTGAGCGGCCGCCACCAAATTTCAACAGACGGGAAACATCTTGTTGATGGTCTGGCATTTGGCCGCCCGTGGCTGCGTGCGCCTCGCGATCGACCGACTCTGGAACTACCGCCACGCAAAAGGGCACGCATTGGGAGGCAAGAAATAGACGAGCCCGAGCAATTGCTTTTGGAAGGGCCTTCTGCATTTGATGGGTCATCTGCCGGGGTCCAGGCTGCCTCTGATGATGAGAgagaggacgacgaggacgaagattTCAACTCTGGTTACGAAGTAGACGAGAGTTTGTCGGATGATAGTGACAACGACGGCGACGTAGACTTTTCGTCAGGGGAACTGGATCAAGAGCTGGCCTTTCTTGCGAAGGACAGAGCTGGCCATGCAGACGATGAGTTATTGTCAAAGGAGCTTCATAAGGTAGTTGATGGTTCTGAGAGCAAAGACGACCAAGACGACAATCACTCTAGCGCCAATGAATGTTCTGTGGAAAGTCTCGCTGCTATTCGACAGGCGTTTCCTCTCTTATCGTTTTCGACAATCGAGAAGGAGCTCTTCAGACAGAAACAAAGTTTGCGAAGGACATACGATGCGCTACGAAGCTCGACTGCCCCAAGTCTTAGTTtcgacgacatgatggatCGCATGGTCACAGGACTCTTGGAGCAAAATGAATCGTCACCAGTGCAGCCAGGGATACCAGATCTATTTGGTCGGAGGCCGCAAGCTTCGAAATCTCTTATCACGGTGATAGAAAGCGAGTCGGTGACGTCAACTTCAGAGTTAAACTACGACGATACCTCAGATGATTCATCCGATTCCGATTCCGATtccgatgacgatgacgatgagtCCAATGAGGACAGCTCGATCTACGATGAGGACAGCAGCGATTCTTCAGATGAAGACTCTGAAGAAAGCAGCGATGCATCCTCCGACGACAGCGCTAGTGACTCTGACGCATCTGAGTCTGAGTCCGAAAGGGTATCCACCCAGATGATTCCAAGGCAAGCGAAGATGCTGACAGAAGCCACGGAAAGTGCACCTTACACTGGCCTCACGAGGACACAGAAGCGAAATGCTCGACGAAAACGAGCCAAACTATTCAAGGAAGAAGGCACCTCCACGCCAGAGTCGGGGGATGCCGAGCTCCTCGCCCGAAAGCAAGCATTATTAGGCACCCTGTCCGAGGGTCCTCCCTTGGAGGCCGCAGATAAGTCAATGAtggtcaatggcaaggcagCCGAGACTCCAGAAAAACTTGAGGATGATCCGTCGACTTCTGAAAAAGATTCATCGGCGCAACGTCGGGTGCGAGTGGACATGGGTGTGAGCAGAAGGATGTTATTCGGTGCATTGGGCCTCAAGAaccccaagtccaaggctGATGAAGAACGAATCAAGAATAATCTTATGAAGGACGTCAAACCGCTGAACAACTCCAGAATCGTAGAGGTTATCAACGACACggaggcaaagaaagaaggcgaagaagacggcgGCGACCCTGACGCATGGAAGTCAAAGATTACGTATCGGGCTGTAGAATGTTGTCATGAGGGAATGGTGCTGTCGGAGCCACCATTCCCATTTGTCCAGCGATGGGACCCTCAGCAGCAATATGGGTCGATGCGGAAACGAAAGAGGGAATCTCGAGCCTACTACGACGATTCCTATGTTGACGAAAGCTCCGCCGTATTTGCAGACGAGACAGAATCAAACGAAACAAAGGGTAAttccaagaagagaaaatcAGCAGGCGGTTACAAAGATCCCTTTGGGAATCTCGTCAACGGAgtagaagaagctgcagacGATGCACAAAACGACACTGCCCACGAGGTCCATGATACAACAACTGAGCAGGATCTGCCGGCACTACCAGAGGACGTAGGCAGTCTTGCGGTACTCGAGAAAGGCAACATCAAAGATGGAATGGTAATTACATGGAAGCAGTGCATCATGTCGAAAGCAACTCAATGGCAGCCAGTGATTGCATCAGTGACTGGAGAGGTTTTACCTGGCAGCAGCGAGTCTAGTTTAGAAGTGCGGCTGGCATTTAGGGATCGAGAGtacaaggagaagatttACGACGACAAGGGCCAGAGAATATACGATAAGTTCGAGGTGCCTGATtttgatgaagacgaagaggacgaggatgatgggcTTCGGACTGTGTTGTGGGACGAGATGATTGAACCCAAGGTCCTTCAGGAAGAGTCACCGTGGGGTAATGGAGATGCATAA